A window of the Torulaspora globosa chromosome 6, complete sequence genome harbors these coding sequences:
- a CDS encoding uncharacterized protein (ancestral locus Anc_7.48), whose amino-acid sequence MMIDNSYYLAHSLEQLKPQRLSGNIFFGPLNTLTQRQFIESENIKLFIGVGLSTRRLAPILNEIPSFAGKLNDYLVLNFDSEFDAASIISGSAGSAVEEYHSHNSTFLKLIIENFLKGNEEFSVQEGYRCLTPTPETLDFAQIIDGDVEAYYNGGNVYSDPSSSKFVAFNDFIAIFKRVNPTAKVLVFSQNGNDLELVTFLVSAVLKEKPSVKVREAYQFIKSIRPTINDSLGKVSHGCSALSEFHQLLLAKEQLAAQQGYTGCNQTPQVLRKRNNSILQGGTPEPADEQVIGSKRIRFD is encoded by the coding sequence ATGATGATCGATAATTCCTACTACCTGGCTCACTCGCTGGAGCAACTTAAGCCACAAAGATTGAGTGGTAACATTTTTTTCGGTCCTTTGAATACTTTAACTCAGAGACAGTTTATCGAAAGCGAAAATATTAAATTATTTATCGGCGTTGGATTGAGCACTCGGAGACTGGCTCCTATTTTGAATGAAATTCCTTCATTTGCTGGCAAATTGAATGATTATTTGGTTTTAAACTTTGATTCGGAGTTTGATGCCGCAAGCATCATCAGCGGTAGCGCGGgctctgctgttgaagaatatcaCTCTCATAATTCAACATTTTTAAAACTgatcatcgaaaatttcttgaaaggCAATGAAGAGTTTTCAGTTCAAGAGGGATATCGATGCCTGACGCCAACTCCGGAAACACTCGATTTTGCTCAAATAATCGATGGCGACGTTGAAGCATATTATAATGGTGGGAACGTCTATTCGGATCCTTCGAGCAGCAAATTCGTAGCATTCAACGATTTCATAGCTATCTTTAAGCGAGTCAACCCTACGGCTAAAGTACTGGTGTTTTCGCAGAACGGTAATGACCTGGAGTTGGTCACATTTCTCGTATCTGCTGttctgaaggagaagccTAGCGTCAAGGTGAGGGAAGCATACCAATTTATCAAATCTATAAGGCCGACCATAAACGATTCACTAGGAAAGGTCTCGCATGGTTGCTCTGCTTTATCTGAATTCCACCAGCTTTTGTTAGCGAAAGAGCAACTGGCGGCGCAACAGGGTTACACTGGTTGTAACCAAACGCCGCAGGTTTTAAGGAAGAGAAATAATTCAATATTGCAGGGAGGAACACCAGAACCAGCCGATGAACAAGTTATCGGATCAAAAAGAATCAGGTTCGATTAG
- the RBG1 gene encoding GTP-binding protein RBG1 (ancestral locus Anc_7.49) has protein sequence MSTTVEKIKAIEDEMARTQKNKATSFHLGQLKAKLAKLRRELLTSSQSSGGGGGGVGFDVARTGVASVGFVGFPSVGKSTLLSKLTGTESEAAEYEFTTLVTVPGVIRYKGAKIQMLDLPGIIDGAKDGRGRGKQVIAVARTCNLLFIVLDVNKPLHHKQIIEKELEGVGIRLNKTPPDILIKKKEKGGISITNTVPLTHLDNDGIRAVMSEYRINSAEIAFRCDATVDDLIDVLEAPTRRYMPAIYVLNKIDSLSIEELELLYRIPNAVPISSGREWNLDDLLQVMWDRLNLVRVYTKPKGQMPDFTDPVVLRSDRCSVKDFCNQIHKSLVDDFRNALVYGSSVKHQPQYVGLNHILEDEDVVTILKK, from the coding sequence ATGTCTACTACCgtggaaaagatcaaggccatcgaagatgagatggctCGTACCCAAAAAAACAAGGCTACTTCGTTCCATCTGGGACAGTTGAAGGCAAAATTAGCCAAGCTGAGAAGAGAGCTTCTAACCAGCTCGCAATCCAGCGGTGGTGGTGGCGGAGGTGTCGGTTTTGACGTTGCTAGGACGGGTGTAGCCAGTGTGGGTTTCGTTGGTTTCCCATCTGTGGGTAAATCAACGCTGCTTTCCAAATTGACCGGTACCGAGTCTGAGGCAGCGGAGTATGAGTTTACAACGTTGGTTACTGTTCCCGGTGTGATTCGCTACAAGGGAGCCAAGATTCAGATGTTGGATTTGCCAGGTATCATCGATGGGGCTAAGGACGGCCGTGGTCGTGGTAAGCAAGTCATCGCTGTGGCCAGGACATGTAACTTGCTATTCATTGTTTTAGATGTCAACAAACCGCTGCACCACAAACAGATCATCGAAAAGGAACTCGAAGGTGTTGGGATTCGTCTGAATAAGACGCCGCCAGatatcttgatcaagaagaaggaaaaaggTGGTATATCGATTACCAACACGGTTCCCCTAACACACCTGGATAACGACGGCATTAGGGCGGTAATGAGCGAATACAGGATCAATAGCGCGGAAATCGCCTTCAGATGTGATGCCACTGTAGATGATCTGATCGATGTGCTGGAGGCACCAACAAGAAGATATATGCCAGCCATCTACGTTCTAAACAAGATTGACTCTTTGTCAATAGAAGAGCTTGAGTTACTATACAGAATCCCAAATGCAGTGCCCATATCATCGGGCAGAGAATGGAACTTGGACGATCTCTTGCAGGTCATGTGGGATAGGCTGAACTTGGTTCGTGTTTACACAAAACCAAAGGGCCAGATGCCAGATTTCACGGATCCCGTTGTCCTAAGATCGGACCGTTGCAGCGTGAAAGATTTTTGTAACCAAATCCACAAATCCCTGGTCGACGACTTTAGGAACGCTTTAGTCTACGGTTCCAGTGTTAAGCATCAACCCCAGTACGTGGGTTTAAATCATATCcttgaggatgaagacgtCGTCAcaatcttgaaaaaatgA
- the TYE7 gene encoding Tye7p (ancestral locus Anc_7.47) has protein sequence MNSTMLAAVAPHSLMSGGNAVAGENGQLDDWIFSKQGAQNGEYSDSSSWSWFEPLENIISSTSTSSVGSPIGGAAAGGVFGECEPLFADPSSYANSPDLLPAVKKEEADDEELRIGGVSGAERFEEVADLKNPALADGKKKRAPRKRLTSHQKQAHNRIEKRYRININTKIAKLQQIIPWVASEQTAFAVGDSLKKEDGSAKEVAKQLCAASATKLNKSMILEKAVDYILYLQNSERLYEMEVQRLKDELDALKKGR, from the coding sequence ATGAACTCTACAATGTTGGCAGCTGTTGCACCTCACTCGTTGATGAGCGGAGGCAATGCGGTTGCGGGCGAAAACGGACAGCTTGACGACTGGATCTTCAGCAAGCAGGGCGCGCAGAACGGCGAGTACTCCGACTCGTCGTCGTGGTCGTGGTTCGAGCCCCTGGAGAATATCATATCTTCCACTTCGACGTCATCGGTCGGGTCTCCGATCGGCGGCGCCGCTGCGGGCGGGGTATTTGGCGAGTGCGAGCCGCTCTTCGCGGACCCCTCTTCGTATGCCAATTCTCCAGACCTGCTGCCGGCGgtgaagaaagaggaagccgacgacgaggagctgAGAATCGGCGGGGTCTCCGGGGCTGAGCGCTTCGAGGAGGTGGCAGATCTGAAGAATCCCGCGCTGGCGGACGGCAAGAAAAAGCGGGCGCCCAGGAAGAGGCTGACCTCGCACCAGAAGCAGGCGCACAACAGGATCGAGAAACGATACAGAATAAATATCAACACAAAGATTGCCaaattgcagcaaatcaTCCCATGGGTCGCCAGTGAGCAGACCGCGTTTGCGGTCGGAGActctctgaagaaggaagacGGCTCAGCCAAGGAGGTAGCGAAGCAGCTTTGTGCTGCGTCCGCCACAAAGCTGAACAAGAGCATGATACTCGAGAAAGCTGTCGATTACATCCTATATTTGCAGAACAGCGAGAGACTATATGAAATGGAAGTGCAAAGACTGAAAGACGAACTTGAtgccttgaagaaaggcagGTGA
- the FUN12 gene encoding translation initiation factor eIF5B (ancestral locus Anc_7.50) yields MAKKGKKNQQNYWDEDFEEDSPQAEQFGESPAETPSVEGTPAAEEAGAGAIEADFMSTLKKSKKKSDKKAVEEKAENGNGKPVLKSKKEKEKEKKELEKKKKKEEAAKKKAQQQAQKEKNKELNKQNAEKVAAEKEAKARASEEPAEIKKPAKKPGKKVPAGLAALKRQLELKKQMEEEERLAREEEERLEREEEERLRKAEEEQEEARKLKREKEKAKRDKLKAEGKLLSKKQKEEKKLLERRRQALLASGNIKVAALSKKGDSEEPEAPKPKKVVYGKKKKKSVKEDETSESSSTVEKEQKQDKIKQATEEVLIDDWENLALNDDEGEDLAAEMDEAHLSEQEIEDEQTDSETEEESTSPEASQAREAVKVQQAMPVATSSSVNKKDLRSPICCILGHVDTGKTKLLDKIRQTNVQGGEAGGITQQIGATYFPIEAIKNKTKVMTKYEKQTFDVPGLLIIDTPGHESFSNLRSRGSSLCNIAILVIDIMHGLEQQTLESIRLLRDRKAPFVVALNKIDRLYDWNSTPNNSFRDSFEQQSRAVKDEFETRLENIKVALAEQGLNSELYFQNKNMSKYVSIIPTSAVTGEGVPDLLWLLLELTQKRMSKQLMYLSHVEATILEVKVVEGFGTTIDVILSNGYLREGDRIVLCGMNGPIVTNIRALLTPQPLRELRLKSEYIHHKEVKAALGVKIAANDLEKAVSGSRLLVVGPEDDEEELMDDVMDDLTGLLDSVDTSGRGVVVQASTLGSLEALLDFLKDMKIPVMSIGLGPVYKRDVMKAGAMLEKAPEYAVMLCFDVKVDKEAEQYAEQEHIKIFNADIIYHLFDSFTAYQEKLLEERRKNFLEYAIFPCALQTLQIINKRSPMIIGVDVIDGVLRIGTPICAVRSDPTTKEKQILLLGKVTSLEINHQPVTEVKKGQTAAGVAMRLDDPSGQQPIWGRHVDETDTLYSMISRRSIDTLKDKAFRDQVSRSDWLLIKKMKPVFGIE; encoded by the coding sequence ATGGCTAAGaagggaaagaagaaccaGCAAAACTACTGGGAcgaggattttgaagaggatTCGCCGCAGGCTGAGCAGTTTGGAGAAAGCCCAGCAGAGACGCCATCTGTGGAAGGCactccagcagcagaagaagctggcgcTGGGGCCATCGAAGCCGATTTCATGTctactttgaagaaatccaagaaaaaGTCCGACAAGAAAGCTGTCGAGGAGAAGGCAGAGAATGGCAATGGTAAGCCAGTGTTGAAgtccaagaaggagaaggagaaggaaaagaaggagttagaaaagaagaagaagaaagaagaagcagccaagaagaaggctcagcagcaggctcagaaggagaagaacaaagaaTTGAACAAGCAGAATGCTGAGAAAGTTGCAGCTGAAAAAGAAGCCAAGGCCAGGGCTTCCGAAGAGCCCGCCGAGATAAAGAAGCCTGCCAAGAAACCTGGGAAGAAAGTTCCAGCTGGTTTGGCCGCTTTGAAACGTCAGTTagaactgaagaaacaaatggaagaggaagaacgTTTGGCGagagaggaggaagaacgtttggaaagagaagaggaagaaagacTGCGGAAAGCTGAAGAGGAACAGGAGGAAGCTAGAAAACTgaagagagagaaagagaaagccAAGCGTGACAAACTAAAAGCAGAGGGAAAACTGCTTTCGAAGAAAcaaaaagaggaaaaaaaacttttggaaaggaGACGTCAAGCTTTGCTAGCCTCTGGCAATATTAAGGTCGCTGCTTTGAGCAAGAAAGGGGACTCAGAAGAGCCCGAGGCaccaaagccaaagaaggTTGTATATGGtaaaaagaagaagaagagcgtcaaggaagatgagacGAGTGAATCGTCCTCCACTGTCGAAAAAGAACAAAAGCAAgacaagatcaagcaaGCTACAGAAGAAGTTTTGATCGACGACTGGGAAAACCTGGCTTTAAATGACGACGAAGGAGAGGATTTGGCAGCTGAAATGGACGAAGCCCATCTCTCAGagcaagaaattgaagacgAGCAAACAGACAGCGAAACTGAGGAGGAAAGCACCTCTCCAGAAGCTTCTCAGGCTCGTGAGGCAGTCAAGGTTCAACAAGCCATGCCAGTTGCTACTTCTTCGAGTGTGAACAAAAAGGATTTGCGTTCCCCAATTTGTTGCATCTTGGGCCACGTCGATACTGGTAAAACCAAATTGCTGGACAAGATTAGACAGACCAATGTGCAAGGTGGTGAAGCAGGTGGTATTACTCAACAAATTGGTGCTACTTATTTCCCAATTGAAGCCATTAAAAATAAAACCAAGGTCATGACCAAATACGAGAAACAGACTTTTGACGTTCCTGGTCTTTTGATCATCGATACACCAGGTCACGAATCTTTCTCGAACTTGCGTTCCAGAGGTTCTTCCCTTTGTAACATCGCTATTTTGGTCATCGATATTATGCACGGTTTGGAACAACAAACTCTGGAATCGATCAGATTGTTAAGAGACAGAAAAGCGCCATTTGTGGTTGCCTTGAATAAAATTGACAGGTTGTATGACTGGAACTCAACTCCTAATAATTCTTTCAGAGATTCCTTTGAACAGCAATCGAGAGCTGTCAAAGATGAGTTCGAAACCAGATTGGAAAATATTAAGGTGGCGTTAGCGGAGCAAGGTTTGAACTCCGAACTTTACTTCCAAAATAAAAACATGTCTAAGTACGTGTCAATTATTCCAACTTCTGCTGTCACCGGTGAGGGTGTTCCCGATTTGTTATGGCTATTGCTAGAATTGACTCAAAAGAGGATGTCCAAGCAGCTAATGTACTTATCCCACGTCGAAGCCACTATTCTTGAGGTCAAGGTTGTCGAAGGTTTCGGAACCACAATTGATGTCATTCTATCCAATGGTTATCTAAGAGAAGGTGATCGAATTGTTTTGTGTGGTATGAACGGCCCCATTGTTACAAACATCAGAGCTTTACTGACCCCACAACCATTACGTGAACTGCGTTTGAAATCTGAGTATATCCATCACAAAGAAGTCAAAGCTGCACTTGGTGTCAAGATTGCTGCCAACGATTTGGAAAAGGCAGTTTCCGGTTCTAGGTTACTGGTCGTTGGTCCtgaagatgacgaggaagaactAATGGACGACGTCATGGACGATTTAACCGGACTGTTGGATTCAGTCGATACATCTGGTAGAGGTGTCGTTGTGCAAGCTTCGACTCTAGGTTCTCTAGAGGCTCTTCTGGACTTTTTGAAGGACATGAAAATCCCAGTTATGTCTATTGGATTGGGTCCTGTGTACAAACGTGATGTGATGAAGGCAGGTGCAATGCTTGAAAAGGCGCCAGAATATGCTGTTATGTTGTGTTTCGATGTGAAGGTGGATAAGGAAGCTGAACAGTATGCTGAACAAGAGCAcatcaagatcttcaatgCTGATATTATCTATCATTTGTTCGATTCTTTCACTGCttatcaagaaaaactCTTGGAAGAACGTCGGAAGAACTTTCTGGAATATGCGATCTTCCCTTGTGCACTACAGACTTTACAGATCATTAATAAGCGTTCTCCTATGATTATTGGTGTTGATGTCATTGATGGCGTGCTTCGCATAGGTACACCAATCTGTGCTGTAAGAAGCGACCCAacaaccaaagaaaagcagattttACTCCTTGGTAAGGTTACTTCTCTAGAAATCAATCACCAACCAGTCACCGAGGTGAAGAAGGGTCAAACAGCAGCTGGTGTTGCCATGCGTCTGGATGATCCGTCTGGTCAACAGCCTATTTGGGGTCGTCATGTTGATGAAACCGATACACTTTACTCAATGATCTCCAGAAGGTCTATAGACACTTTGAAAGATAAAGCTTTCAGAGATCAAGTTTCCAGATCCGACTGGctcttgatcaaaaagatgaagcCTGTTTTTGGCATCGAATGA
- the RPA190 gene encoding DNA-directed RNA polymerase I core subunit RPA190 (ancestral locus Anc_7.51) produces the protein MDISKPVGSEITSIDFNVLTTRDIRDLSVKQITNPTVLDNLGHPISGGLYDLALGAFLRNLCSTCGLDEKFCPGHQGHIELPVPCYNPLFFNQLYIYLRSCCLFCHHFRLKSVEVHRYACKLKLLQYGLIDESYRLDQISIAGMQYLLDDDEQEDQEAVEDNAMDAGTNSSKTKGTKDISAALKAEIMTKRNQFVDEKIGLALSEGRTSERGTFTATTNDERKRLIHDFHKRVLSRAKCDNCGMFSPKFRKDGFTKIFETALTDKQLTNNRVKGMIRQDMIKKQQQSKRLGGSEEENNSVEEDFSVERNPSARPKTGSTYILSTEVRNILRALFKKEQQVLQYIFHSRPNLSRKVIKADNFFMEVVLVPPTRFRLPSKLGEEVHENTQNQLLSKILTTSLLIRDLNDEMSEIQKDKVSADDRRVIFSRLMNAFVTIQNDVNAFIDSTKAQGNSSSKVAIPGVKQALEKKEGLFRKHMMGKRVNYAARSVISPDPNIETNEIGVPPVFATKLTYPEPVTAYNIAELRQAVINGPDKWPGATQIQNEDGTLVSLVGMTLEQRKALANQLLTPSSNILTHPLNKKVYRHIKDRDIVLMNRQPTLHKASMMGHKVRVLPGEKTLRLHYANTGAYNADFDGDEMNMHFPQNENARAEAFNLANTDSQYLTPTSGSPVRGLIQDHISAGVWLTSKDSFFTREQYQQYIYGCIRPEDGHATRPRVVTLPPAIMKPVPLWTGKQIISTVLLNVTPPDMPGINLRSKNKIKNEYWGKDSTENDVIFKNGNLVCGILDKSQYGASKYGIVHSLHEVYGPEVAAKVLSVLGRLFTNYITATAFTCGMDDLRLTAEGNKARTEILKTSIDVGRQAAAEVTNLDKDTAPDDTELLKRLEEILRDENKSGILDAVTSSKVNAVTSKVVSTCVPDGTMKKFPYNSMQAMALSGAKGSNVNVSQIMCLLGQQALEGRRVPVMVSGKTLPSFKPFETDAMAGGYIKGRFFSGIKPQEYYFHCMAGREGLIDTAVKTSRSGYLQRCLTKQLEGVHISYDNSVRDGDGTLIQMLYGGDAIDVTKESHMTQFDFCLDNYDALLKKYNPSALVEHLDVDNALKYSKKAVKHRKKHAKEPHYKQKVKYDPVLAKYNPAKYLGSVSEKFQDKLEAYLDSNAKALKSHGNVNEKKFRALMQLKYMRSLINPGEAVGIIASQSVGEPSTQMTLNTFHFAGHGAANVTLGIPRMREIIMTASAAIKTPQMTLPIWNDVSDEQADTFCKSISKVLLSEVVDKVTVVETTGSTNGSVASRSYAIKMMFFNQEEYNEQYDISSEELQNVISNKFLSLLEAAILKEIKKQKKTTLPEVGIAVAKESAMAALDGSMEKPTQDNDEEDARKKGKQAVSYEEPDEEELETMRQAEKSSDEEDLDSDKESKDSDSEDESDVDMERAIESAEEAAEDMSKTQRDRQHAIISKQRFVTKYNFDDKNGKWCEFRLELAADTEKLLMVNIVEDICRRSVIREVPCIDRCVHSESVKGRRTLVTEGVNFQAMWDQEAFIDVDAITSNDVAAVLRTYGVEAARNTIVNEINNVFSRYAISVSFRHLDLIADMMTRQGTYLAFNRQGMETSTSSLMKMSYETTCQFLTKAVLDNEREQLESPSARIVLGKLSNVGTGSFDVLTRVPNNGR, from the coding sequence ATGGATATCTCAAAACCCGTTGGATCCGAAATCACTTCGATCGATTTCAACGTCCTTACGACTCGGGATATCCGCGATTTGTCCGTGAAACAAATCACCAACCCAACGGTTTTGGACAACCTGGGACATCCGATCTCCGGTGGTTTGTATGACTTGGCTCTAGGTGCATTTTTGCGAAATCTTTGTTCGACATGTGGTCTAGATGAGAAATTTTGTCCTGGCCATCAGGGCCACATAGAATTGCCAGTGCCTTGTTACAATCCACTGTTTTTCAATCAATTGTATATTTACCTGAGATCGTGCTGTTTGTTCTGCCATCATTTTAGGTTGAAAAGCGTAGAAGTACACCGCTATGCTTGcaaattgaagcttttgcaGTACGGTCTTATCGATGAATCGTACCGGTTAGATCAAATTTCCATTGCTGGAATGCAGTATCTTCtcgatgatgatgagcaggaAGATCAGGAAGCGGTAGAGGACAACGCAATGGATGCCGGCACTAACTCCTCGAAAACTAAAGGAACAAAAGATATTTCCGCTGCTTTGAAGGCGGAGATCATGACTAAGCGTAACCAATTCGTCGACGAAAAGATTGGCTTGGCTCTAAGCGAAGGAAGAACTTCTGAGAGAGGTACTTTCACCGCTACGACCAACGATGAGAGGAAAAGACTGATTCATGATTTCCATAAGAGGGTTCTAAGTAGGGCTAAATGTGACAACTGTGGAATGTTTTCACCAAAGTTCCGGAAGGATGGATTTACCAAGATCTTTGAGACGGCACTAACGGATAAGCAATTGACAAACAACCGTGTGAAAGGTATGATTCGCCAGGAcatgatcaagaagcaacAGCAGTCGAAGAGATTAGGTGGCtctgaagaggaaaataACTCTGTTGAGGAGGACTTTAGCGTGGAGAGGAATCCCTCGGCCAGACCAAAGACTGGCTCTACATACATTCTATCTACTGAGGTCAGAAACATACTGAGGgctttgttcaagaaggaacaacaagttcttcagtatATTTTCCATTCAAGACCCAACTTGAGCAGGAAGGTGATAAAAGCAGACAACTTCTTCATGGAAGTTGTGCTGGTTCCGCCTACAAGATTCCGTCTTCCATCGAAGCTGGGCGAAGAAGTGCACGAAAACACCCAGAATCAGCTACTATCGAAGATATTGACCACCTCATTGCTCATCAGAGATTTGAACGATGAAATGTCCgagattcaaaaagataAAGTATCTGCAGACGACAGGAGAGTAATCTTCAGCAGATTAATGAACGCTTTTGTCACCATTCAGAACGACGTTAATGCCTTCATCGATTCGACAAAGGCCCAAGGTAATTCTAGCTCCAAGGTTGCCATTCCTGGTGTCAAGCAAgctttggagaaaaaagaAGGTCTTTTCAGAAAACATATGATGGGTAAACGTGTCAACTATGCTGCTCGTTCAGTTATTTCACCAGATCCCAATATTGAAACTAATGAAATTGGTGTTCCCCCCGTTTTTGCGACGAAATTAACTTATCCTGAACCGGTTACAGCTTACAACATCGCCGAACTTCGTCAAGCGGTTATCAACGGTCCAGACAAGTGGCCGGGTGCTACGCAGATTCAAAATGAAGACGGCACTCTCGTTTCTCTGGTTGGTATGACCCTGGAACAGCGTAAAGCCTTGGCAAACCAACTATTGACCCCATCTTCTAATATCCTGACTCATccattgaacaagaaagTGTACCGTCACATCAAAGATAGAGATATTGTTCTGATGAATCGCCAACCTACTCTGCATAAAGCCTCTATGATGGGTCATAAAGTTAGAGTTCTGCCAGGTGAGAAAACTTTGAGACTGCATTATGCCAACACTGGTGCTTATAACGCCGATTTTGATGGTGATGAAATGAATATGCATTTCCCACAAAATGAAAATGCTAGAGCTGAAGCGTTCAATTTGGCCAATACTGACTCGCAGTACCTGACTCCAACTTCGGGCTCTCCTGTTAGAGGTTTAATTCAAGATCACATCTCTGCTGGTGTTTGGCTAACTAGCAAGGACAGTTTTTTCACAAGAGAGCAATACCAACAATACATATACGGTTGTATTCGTCCAGAGGATGGCCATGCTACAAGGCCAAGAGTTGTTACATTGCCTCCTGCTATTATGAAACCCGTGCCGCTATGGACTGGTAAGCAGATTATTTCAACAGTTCTACTGAATGTCACTCCGCCTGATATGCCAGGTATTAACTTGAGATCAaagaacaagatcaagaatgaaTACTGGGGCAAAGACTCAACAGAGAATGACGTAATCTTTAAAAACGGTAATTTGGTTTGTGGTATACTTGATAAATCTCAGTATGGTGCTTCCAAGTACGGTATTGTGCACTCGCTTCATGAGGTTTATGGGCCAGAAGTTGCAGCTAAAGTTCTTTCAGTTCTTGGAAGACTCTTCACCAACTACATCACAGCTACAGCTTTCACTTGTGGTATGGATGATTTGCGTCTGACCGCGGAAGGTAACAAAGCAAGAACTGAAATATTGAAGACCTCCATTGATGTAGGTCGTCAAGCAGCCGCAGAAGTCACTAACTTGGATAAAGATACGGCTCCGGATGATACAGAGTTATTGAAACGTTTGGAAGAGATTTTGCGTGACGAAAACAAATCAGGTATTCTGGATGCCGTTACTTCCTCTAAAGTGAATGCCGTCACTTCCAAAGTTGTTTCGACATGTGTTCCCGATGGTACAATGAAAAAATTCCCTTATAACTCCATGCAAGCTATGGCTTTATCCGGTGCTAAGGGTTCCAATGTCAATGTTTCTCAAATTATGTGTCTGCTTGGCCAACAAGCTTTGGAAGGTAGAAGAGTGCCCGTGATGGTCAGTGGTAAGACTTTACCCTCTTTCAAGCCATTCGAAACAGATGCCATGGCTGGTGGTTACATTAAAGGTCGTTTCTTCTCAGGTATTAAGCCTCAAGAGTACTACTTTCATTGCATGGCAGGCCGTGAAGGTTTGATCGATACAGCAGTCAAGACCTCTAGATCTGGTTATTTACAGCGTTGTTTGACCAAACAATTGGAAGGTGTCCATATATCGTACGATAATAGCGTTAGGGATGGTGATGGAACTTTGATCCAAATGCTGTATGGTGGTGATGCTATAGACGTTACGAAAGAGTCCCATATGACTCAATTCGATTTTTGCTTGGACAACTATGATGCTCTTCTCAAGAAATACAATCCTTCTGCCTTAGTCGAACATCTGGACGTAGATAACGCTCTGAAGTACTCCAAAAAGGCTGTTAAGCACAGAAAGAAGCACGCCAAAGAACCTCATTATAAGCAGAAAGTCAAATATGACCCTGTTTTGGCCAAATACAATCCCGCTAAGTACTTGGGTTCTGTTTCTGAGAAATTCCAGGATAAACTAGAAGCATATTTGGATTCCAACGCTAAGGCATTAAAATCTCATGGAAACGTGaatgagaagaaattcaGAGCTTTAATGCAGCTCAAATATATGCGTTCCTTGATTAATCCCGGTGAAGCGGTCGGTATCATAGCCTCGCAATCAGTCGGTGAACCATCAACTCAAATGACCTTGAACACTTTCCATTTCGCTGGTCATGGTGCTGCTAATGTGACTTTGGGTATTCCTCGTATGAGAGAGATTATCATGACGGCATCTGCTGCAATAAAGACCCCACAAATGACGCTACCCATCTGGAATGATGTTTCGGATGAACAAGCTGACACCTTCTGTAAATCGATTTCGAAGGTTCTGCTGTCAGAAGTGGTAGATAAGGTTACAGTTGTGGAAACAACCGGCTCGACAAATGGTAGTGTTGCGTCTCGTTCGTATGCGATCAAAatgatgttcttcaatCAGGAAGAATACAACGAGCAATACGATATTTCGAGCGAAGAATTGCAGAATGTAATATCCAATAAGTTCCTATCGTTACTTGAAGCTGCAATCctgaaagagatcaaaaaacaaaagaaaACGACCCTTCCTGAAGTCGGCATTGCTGTCGCAAAAGAGTCTGCTATGGCAGCTTTAGATGGTTCAATGGAGAAGCCAACTCAAGAcaacgatgaagaagatgctCGGAAGAAGGGCAAACAAGCGGTTTCCTATGAGGAGCCagatgaggaagagttAGAGACGATGAGACAAGCAGAAAAGTCCtcggatgaagaagatctggaTTCTGATAAGGAGAGCAAGGACTCAgattctgaagatgaatcTGATGTGGATATGGAAAGGGCAATCGAGTCGGCtgaggaagctgctgaagatATGAGCAAGACTCAACGCGATCGTCAGCATGCCATCATTTCGAAACAAAGATTTGTCACAAAATATAACTTTGATGACAAAAACGGTAAGTGGTGTGAATTCAGACTAGAGTTAGCAGCTGATACCGAAAAGCTACTGATGGTAAATATCGTAGAAGATATCTGCAGGAGGTCTGTCATCAGAGAAGTTCCTTGCATTGATCGTTGTGTGCATTCAGAGTCAGTGAAGGGTAGAAGAACCCTGGTTACCGAAGGTGTTAACTTTCAGGCTATGTGGGACCAAGAGGCCTTTATTGACGTTGATGCCATAACGTCTAACGACGTTGCAGCAGTATTAAGGACGTACGGTGTAGAAGCTGCCAGAAACACTATTGTGAATGAGATTAACAACGTCTTCTCCCGTTACGCAATTTCAGTTTCGTTCCGCCATTTGGATCTTATCGCAGACATGATGACTAGGCAAGGTACATATCTTGCTTTCAACAGACAAGGAATGGAGACGTCGACATCgtctttgatgaagatgtcttACGAAACGACTTGTCAGTTCCTAACCAAAGCCGTGCTCGACAATGAGCGCGAGCAGTTGGAAAGTCCTTCAGCTAGAATCGTCCTAGGAAAGCTAAGCAATGTTGGTACGGGGTCTTTCGATGTATTAACAAGAGTCCCAAATAACGGTCGCTGA